The Xanthobacter flavus genome includes a window with the following:
- the phbB gene encoding acetoacetyl-CoA reductase, with product MGRVALVTGGTRGIGEAISVALKAAGKTVVANFAGNEEAAKAFTEKTGIPAYKWDVSDFEACKAGIAKVEAEVGPIEILVNNAGITRDGQFHKMSLDQWNAVINTNLNSAFNMTRNVIEGMRDRKFGRIVCISSINGQKGQFGQTNYSAAKAGEIGFVKALAQETAKLGITVNAIAPGYIATEMVRAVPAEALAKIVATIPVGRLGEPEDIARAVVFLTSDDAGFITGSTMTVNGAQYIC from the coding sequence ATGGGACGCGTCGCATTGGTCACGGGCGGCACGCGGGGTATCGGCGAAGCAATCTCGGTGGCGCTGAAGGCCGCCGGAAAGACCGTCGTCGCCAATTTCGCGGGCAATGAAGAGGCCGCCAAGGCCTTCACCGAAAAGACCGGCATTCCCGCCTACAAGTGGGACGTGTCCGATTTCGAGGCCTGCAAGGCGGGCATCGCCAAGGTGGAAGCCGAGGTCGGCCCGATCGAGATCCTCGTCAACAACGCCGGCATCACCCGCGATGGCCAGTTCCACAAGATGTCGCTCGACCAGTGGAACGCGGTGATCAACACCAACCTCAACTCCGCCTTCAACATGACGCGCAACGTCATCGAGGGCATGCGCGACCGCAAGTTCGGCCGCATCGTCTGCATCTCGTCCATCAACGGGCAGAAGGGCCAGTTCGGCCAGACGAATTATTCCGCCGCCAAGGCCGGCGAGATCGGCTTCGTGAAGGCCCTCGCGCAGGAAACCGCGAAGCTCGGCATCACGGTCAACGCCATCGCCCCCGGCTACATCGCCACCGAGATGGTGCGCGCGGTGCCGGCGGAGGCTTTGGCCAAGATCGTGGCGACGATCCCGGTCGGCCGCCTCGGCGAGCCGGAGGATATCGCCCGCGCGGTGGTGTTCCTCACCTCCGACGACGCCGGCTTCATCACCGGCTCGACCATGACCGTCAACGGCGCCCAGTACATCTGCTGA
- a CDS encoding acyl-CoA thioesterase codes for MSGAGGTAAREEPVTIDGFHHVLPITTRWMDVDVYGHVNNVVYYSYFDTVVNEHLVSAGLLDPQTSPIIGLVVETRCTYFRSLTYPAPVMAGMRVTKLGSSSVRYQIALFQGDDPSAAAQGHFVHVYVERATQRPVPIPAPVRALLQTLVI; via the coding sequence ATGAGCGGGGCAGGGGGAACGGCGGCGCGCGAGGAGCCGGTAACGATTGACGGCTTCCATCATGTGCTGCCGATCACGACCCGGTGGATGGACGTGGACGTCTACGGCCACGTCAACAACGTGGTCTATTATTCCTACTTCGACACGGTGGTGAACGAGCATCTCGTCTCCGCCGGGCTGCTGGACCCGCAGACGAGCCCGATCATCGGCCTGGTCGTGGAGACGCGCTGCACCTACTTCCGCAGCCTCACCTATCCGGCCCCGGTGATGGCCGGGATGCGGGTGACGAAGCTGGGCTCGTCCTCGGTGCGCTACCAGATCGCCCTGTTCCAGGGCGACGACCCGAGCGCGGCGGCGCAGGGGCATTTTGTCCATGTCTATGTGGAGCGGGCGACGCAGCGGCCGGTGCCGATTCCCGCGCCGGTTCGGGCGCTGCTCCAGACGCTGGTGATCTGA
- a CDS encoding methyltransferase domain-containing protein, which yields MRPMTPASETEPHLVFDRALIRRRLARAAAQGPETFLLERAAEDVADRLSAVKRTFSSAVDLGTPTGALAQALSRLPAVEHLVRAAPLAHDLAPPAVVADEEALPFAASSLDLVVSALALQSVNDLPGVLAQVRRALKPDGLFMAALLGGGSLTELRQAFAIAESETTGGLSPRVAPFADVRDLGALLQRAGFALPVTDVDRVVVRYSSPFTLFSDLRRMGGANALAERRRVPLRRATLLRAAEVYAERFADPDGKVRATFEIVFLSGWAPHESQQKPLRPGSARMRLADALKVPEQPLPPGDEPA from the coding sequence ATGCGGCCCATGACCCCCGCCTCCGAAACCGAGCCCCACCTTGTCTTCGATCGTGCCCTGATCCGCCGGCGTCTGGCCCGCGCGGCCGCGCAGGGGCCGGAGACCTTCCTTCTGGAGCGGGCGGCGGAAGATGTGGCGGACCGCCTGTCCGCGGTGAAGCGGACCTTCTCCAGCGCCGTCGATCTCGGCACACCCACCGGCGCGCTGGCGCAGGCGCTGTCCCGTCTTCCGGCGGTGGAGCATCTCGTCCGCGCCGCGCCGCTGGCCCATGATCTCGCGCCGCCCGCCGTCGTCGCCGACGAGGAGGCGCTGCCGTTCGCTGCCAGCAGCCTCGATCTGGTGGTTTCGGCGCTGGCGCTGCAATCGGTGAACGATCTGCCCGGCGTGCTGGCGCAGGTGCGGCGGGCGCTGAAGCCGGACGGGCTGTTCATGGCCGCGCTTCTCGGCGGCGGCAGCCTCACCGAGCTGCGGCAGGCCTTCGCCATCGCCGAAAGCGAGACCACGGGCGGGCTCTCCCCCCGCGTCGCGCCGTTCGCCGATGTGCGCGATCTCGGCGCGCTGCTGCAACGGGCGGGGTTCGCCCTGCCGGTGACCGACGTGGACCGCGTGGTGGTGCGCTATTCCTCGCCCTTCACCCTGTTCTCCGATCTGCGGCGGATGGGCGGGGCCAACGCCCTCGCCGAACGGCGCCGCGTGCCGCTGCGCCGGGCGACGCTGCTGCGCGCGGCCGAAGTCTATGCCGAGCGCTTTGCCGATCCGGACGGCAAGGTGCGGGCGACGTTCGAAATCGTGTTCCTCTCCGGCTGGGCGCCCCACGAGAGCCAGCAGAAGCCGCTGCGGCCCGGCTCCGCGCGCATGCGGCTCGCCGATGCCCTCAAGGTGCCGGAGCAGCCGCTGCCGCCCGGCGACGAGCCGGCCTGA
- a CDS encoding glycerate kinase type-2 family protein encodes MDKATGTATASDREILLTLFETALAAALPEGKFRDRLPAPPDAAKGGRTIVIGAGKASARMARAFEEEWGHPCEGLIVTRYGHGCETKHIEIVEAAHPVPDQAGLDAARRILELARGAGPDDLVVCLMSGGASSLLTLPAEGLTLADKQALNSALLKSGAPIGVMNRVRKSMSAIKGGRLAAAIAPARAVTYLISDVPGDDPAAIGSGPTIPEASDPETVLGLMRTWGIEITDKLEQVIRANTVAGDAIPGQEVHMIATPLMALKAAEEKAKALGLTPLILGDAIEGEAREAGNVFAGIARSASEHGLPAAAPCVLLSGGETTVTVRGKGRGGRSVEFLLALAIALKGREGISAISCDTDGVDGTEDNAGAWFDAALLADATARGLKADDYLANNDGYSFFSALDRLVMTGPTLTNVNDFRAILVR; translated from the coding sequence ATGGACAAGGCAACCGGTACGGCCACGGCCTCCGACAGGGAGATCCTGCTCACGCTCTTCGAGACCGCCCTGGCCGCCGCTTTGCCGGAAGGCAAGTTCAGGGACCGCCTCCCCGCCCCGCCCGACGCCGCCAAGGGCGGCCGCACCATCGTCATCGGCGCAGGCAAGGCGTCCGCCCGCATGGCGCGCGCGTTCGAGGAGGAATGGGGCCACCCCTGCGAGGGCCTCATCGTCACCCGCTACGGCCATGGCTGCGAGACGAAGCACATCGAGATCGTCGAGGCCGCCCATCCCGTCCCCGATCAGGCCGGGCTCGACGCCGCCCGCCGTATCCTGGAACTGGCGCGCGGCGCCGGGCCGGATGACCTCGTGGTGTGCCTCATGTCGGGCGGCGCGTCCTCGCTGCTGACGCTTCCGGCCGAGGGGCTGACACTGGCCGACAAGCAGGCTCTGAATTCCGCGCTGCTCAAGTCTGGCGCGCCCATCGGCGTGATGAACCGGGTGCGCAAATCCATGTCCGCCATCAAGGGCGGGCGCCTCGCAGCCGCGATCGCCCCGGCGCGGGCCGTCACCTACCTCATCTCCGACGTGCCCGGCGACGATCCCGCCGCCATCGGCTCCGGCCCCACCATTCCCGAGGCCTCGGACCCCGAGACCGTGCTCGGCCTGATGCGCACCTGGGGCATCGAGATCACCGACAAGCTGGAGCAGGTCATCCGCGCCAACACGGTCGCGGGCGACGCCATTCCCGGCCAGGAGGTGCACATGATCGCGACGCCGCTCATGGCGCTGAAGGCCGCGGAGGAGAAGGCGAAAGCGCTCGGCCTCACCCCGCTGATCCTCGGCGACGCCATCGAGGGTGAGGCGCGGGAGGCCGGCAACGTCTTCGCCGGCATCGCCCGTTCCGCCTCCGAGCACGGCCTGCCGGCCGCCGCGCCCTGCGTGCTGCTCTCCGGCGGCGAGACCACCGTGACTGTGCGCGGCAAGGGCCGGGGCGGTCGCAGCGTGGAATTCCTGCTTGCCCTTGCCATCGCGCTCAAGGGGCGAGAGGGCATATCCGCCATCTCCTGCGATACGGACGGCGTTGACGGCACCGAGGACAATGCGGGCGCCTGGTTCGATGCCGCGCTGCTGGCGGACGCCACCGCGCGCGGGCTGAAGGCGGACGACTACCTCGCCAACAATGACGGCTACAGCTTCTTCTCCGCCCTCGACCGGCTGGTGATGACCGGGCCGACGCTCACCAACGTCAACGATTTCCGCGCGATTCTGGTGCGTTGA